The Celeribacter marinus genome window below encodes:
- a CDS encoding RNA degradosome polyphosphate kinase produces the protein MTLPTDFLTAPFAEPTQLPLRKTEGAERFFNRELSWLAFNWRVLEEAGNPRVPLLERLRFVSISATNLDEFYTVRVAGLRELAKAGNNTPAADGRSPAAQLDLISENARRLMTAQNAAFVELRHEMEDSGISILTRTKLSKSDTRYLQEFFLERVFPILSPLAIDPAHPFPFVPNLGLVLALQLERKKDGKPLQALVPIPAQIERFVRLPATPNTADRFLPLEEVVLIHIDRLFPGYSAQGSCVFRVLRDSDLEVEEEAEDLVREFETALKRRRRGEVVRLKISSGAPDTLAHVIKEELSVADDEVIEVRGMIGLSDLGELVLKSRPDLQWPTYTPRVPERVQDHEGDMFAAIQQKDILLHHPYETFDLVVRFLAQAANDPDVVAIKQTLYRTSHDSPIVSALCAAAENGKMVTALVELKARFDEAANIRQSRRLERSGVHVVYGFTNYKTHAKISTVVRREGEKLVTYTHYGTGNYHPITARIYTDLSFFTCDAALGRDATKVFNYIGGYAEPEGLENLAISPTGLKARLLDGIANEATLARDGKPAEIWAKMNSLIDAEVIDALYEASKAGVKISLVIRGICGLRPGVKGLSETIRVKSIVGRFLEHSRIVCFGNGKGLTSKKARVYISSADWMGRNLNRRVETLVEIHNPTVKAQIVRQIMAANMADTAHSWLLSPIGTWERPDLSGEEKPFSCHQFFMQHPSLSGRGSAGVKDVPELTHDDDLATG, from the coding sequence ATGACACTTCCGACTGACTTCCTCACCGCCCCATTTGCCGAGCCTACGCAATTGCCCCTGCGCAAGACCGAAGGGGCCGAGCGTTTTTTCAACCGTGAACTGTCATGGTTGGCGTTCAACTGGCGCGTTCTGGAAGAGGCTGGAAATCCGCGCGTGCCCTTGTTGGAACGTCTGCGGTTTGTGTCTATTTCGGCGACCAATTTAGATGAGTTTTATACTGTACGCGTCGCCGGTTTGCGTGAACTGGCCAAGGCAGGCAACAACACACCCGCCGCCGATGGACGCTCACCCGCTGCGCAATTGGATTTGATTTCCGAAAATGCACGGCGTTTGATGACGGCGCAAAATGCGGCTTTTGTTGAATTGCGCCATGAGATGGAAGATTCCGGAATTTCCATCCTGACGCGCACCAAGCTTAGTAAATCCGACACGCGTTATCTTCAGGAATTCTTTTTGGAGCGCGTCTTTCCGATCTTGTCGCCGCTTGCCATTGACCCCGCGCACCCGTTTCCGTTTGTTCCAAACCTCGGGTTGGTTCTCGCCCTTCAGCTTGAGCGCAAGAAAGATGGAAAGCCCCTTCAGGCTCTTGTTCCGATCCCCGCGCAGATCGAGCGGTTTGTGCGACTACCCGCGACACCCAATACGGCGGACCGTTTTTTGCCCCTCGAAGAGGTGGTATTGATCCATATCGACCGCCTGTTTCCGGGCTATAGCGCTCAGGGGTCTTGTGTGTTTCGGGTGTTACGCGACAGCGATCTAGAGGTAGAGGAAGAGGCCGAAGATCTGGTTCGTGAATTCGAGACCGCCCTCAAACGCCGCCGTCGCGGCGAGGTTGTCCGCCTCAAAATCTCAAGCGGTGCGCCGGACACACTGGCACATGTGATCAAAGAGGAATTGAGCGTTGCCGACGACGAGGTCATCGAAGTGCGCGGCATGATCGGGCTATCAGATTTGGGGGAGCTCGTCCTCAAAAGCCGTCCTGATTTACAATGGCCCACCTATACCCCGCGCGTGCCCGAACGCGTTCAGGACCACGAAGGCGATATGTTCGCCGCCATCCAACAAAAAGATATCTTGCTCCACCATCCCTACGAGACATTTGATCTGGTCGTTCGCTTTTTGGCACAGGCCGCAAATGACCCCGATGTCGTAGCGATCAAACAAACGCTTTACCGCACATCGCATGATAGTCCGATTGTCTCGGCGCTCTGTGCCGCTGCGGAAAACGGCAAGATGGTCACGGCATTGGTGGAATTGAAAGCGCGGTTTGACGAGGCCGCCAACATCCGCCAATCACGCCGTTTGGAACGATCCGGCGTGCATGTGGTCTACGGGTTTACCAACTATAAAACCCACGCAAAAATATCGACGGTGGTACGGCGCGAGGGTGAAAAGCTTGTCACCTACACACACTATGGCACCGGAAATTATCATCCGATTACGGCGCGTATCTATACCGATTTGAGCTTTTTCACATGTGACGCAGCCTTGGGGCGGGACGCTACGAAAGTGTTCAATTACATCGGCGGCTACGCCGAACCAGAAGGTCTGGAGAACCTCGCCATATCTCCCACGGGGCTTAAGGCGCGTCTGCTTGACGGGATCGCCAATGAGGCCACGCTTGCACGGGACGGCAAACCCGCCGAAATCTGGGCCAAGATGAACTCACTCATCGACGCCGAGGTGATCGACGCGCTTTATGAGGCGTCCAAAGCGGGCGTTAAAATCTCTCTCGTCATTCGTGGCATTTGCGGATTGCGCCCAGGGGTTAAGGGACTATCCGAAACCATTCGCGTCAAATCCATTGTCGGGCGTTTTTTGGAGCATTCGCGCATTGTCTGTTTTGGCAATGGCAAAGGTTTGACCTCGAAAAAAGCGCGGGTCTATATTTCATCGGCCGACTGGATGGGGCGCAATCTTAACCGCCGCGTTGAGACACTTGTGGAAATCCATAACCCAACGGTAAAGGCTCAAATCGTTCGTCAGATCATGGCCGCCAACATGGCCGACACGGCACACAGTTGGCTCTTGTCGCCCATAGGCACGTGGGAGCGTCCCGATTTAAGTGGCGAGGAAAAGCCGTTTTCATGTCACCAGTTTTTCATGCAACATCCGTCTTTGTCCGGGCGTGGCTCGGCGGGGGTCAAGGACGTCCCCGAACTCACCCATGATGATGACCTTGCGACAGGCTAA
- a CDS encoding DnaA ATPase domain-containing protein, which translates to MARQLTFDLPTREALGRDAFFVAPSNRLALATLDNVDLWPNGKLALIGPKGAGKTHLAHVWATDRQAVIIAASQLATINVPAIAAQRHVVIEDADTLPEMVDGDAAQEAMFHLHNLTLAEGGRLLVTATRAPNYWGLTLPDLASRMQGTTVARIDEPDDALLAAMLVKHFDDHQIVVPHTLIPYLVKRIERSAAAVRDIVNALDTASLSERKPVSQKLAARVLDNLDD; encoded by the coding sequence ATGGCACGCCAACTCACATTTGATTTGCCCACGCGCGAGGCCCTAGGGCGCGATGCCTTTTTCGTGGCGCCGTCAAACCGTTTGGCCTTGGCCACATTGGACAATGTGGATCTATGGCCGAATGGAAAGTTGGCATTGATCGGACCAAAAGGTGCAGGGAAAACCCATCTCGCGCATGTGTGGGCCACCGACAGACAGGCCGTCATAATTGCGGCGTCACAGTTGGCGACCATCAATGTGCCGGCAATCGCTGCACAACGCCATGTGGTCATTGAAGACGCAGATACACTGCCCGAGATGGTGGATGGAGATGCTGCGCAAGAGGCGATGTTTCATCTGCACAACCTCACTCTTGCCGAGGGTGGCCGCCTTTTGGTCACGGCCACGCGTGCCCCAAATTACTGGGGCTTAACGCTGCCCGATCTGGCCTCCCGCATGCAAGGGACCACGGTGGCGCGCATTGACGAGCCGGATGATGCACTATTGGCCGCCATGCTGGTCAAACACTTTGACGACCATCAAATCGTGGTGCCGCACACGTTAATCCCCTACCTTGTCAAGCGGATCGAGCGTTCGGCGGCTGCGGTGCGCGACATTGTAAATGCGTTGGACACGGCAAGTTTAAGCGAACGAAAACCGGTGTCACAAAAACTTGCCGCACGGGTGCTAGACAACTTGGACGATTGA